In Tachypleus tridentatus isolate NWPU-2018 chromosome 7, ASM421037v1, whole genome shotgun sequence, a genomic segment contains:
- the LOC143257042 gene encoding uncharacterized protein LOC143257042 isoform X1, with translation MYPTLPSPAAQNAIQDDHITIYVLLAGVAGGLVLAIVVMVCCKLCLRKKKPLTRQHVVFNRSSERQHTRARKYHSLDSSVSVEIETSCGFSDNTSSPSSKEPKDQYMMQEYQLPVSGYMSPRSLTEQLPGIPETKTPEFESSGPRSPFDSYPGPAGSTSVSSTSRRSSGGGIQRQASLCISDEEDTELPFPRQSTGSDQSVICESLPSNEIGESNESRAQSSPEDTVTGTGLTKVSVVVHHREEQPVFITSESSPGSNHSSISIPKGEKASSHYSHSHSSLDSSSTRTVIPRESVAKHVEAKEASSQTILTNIYAIGFNDYFRVINSGQQPVIARINLEEYDYVSGPSKSLVPGGADVEEDHYIVDSSHLQVKEETHSRKGSVSSLDITLDGEGWEEVPTTLHKADSTESGILEHKMELYQKENLKTLSLSDNSTPEQDRTEAYRIRYNDTGSKEDVREEKIVLSTPESEEIEETKLIEDEHECKRQQYRDLWELRATFEEEEELQDILQMDEDDDLRDICYLGDYDQDEKDLGSSEACDEDKEKSHMLADKEKASMTEQGYESYCHTEEEGPQNEHHCIKENGNTQCNQEYEDGQPLAYSDLAEEERFSKATEKLPELDLSTSQATSFESYADFVYTDDGCTSPVECQVRITNNLLELPSYESRRHSYKNLLAKRLQRRYASDPTQPVTTSTDNSLDSMEGSSTDASRHTTSMDSTTTDNTDSTGDGQSHKLQQMKADSGYKSMSVDGNGKPPKLSRKQIQPAIDEDTITVLDCILDKGSFDVNGIKEPNKSLETAPEEQVKRKLEPSKERLFAYHKDPINWDRKKIKSAFRKRRQYLKSRHDSQTLSDGALQWRSDSLSDSQSISDSRQDLREKSSMFHRFFRSNRLRFDRFLMRDYSVDEKSDALFREFARSDPMYEVVSSRFLHGHLRMYQHYCRDQNNTSPRMSRKVLSPQLSIEEEPLESDEDHHYTEDYWQTHTRSHIQHHPQVAQAAGIPVIRLPMESDY, from the exons CAGCAAAGAACCAAAGGATCAGTACATGATGCAGGAATACCAACTTCCTGTTTCTGGATATATGTCACCACGATCTTTGACGGAACAGCTTCCAG GTATTCCGGAAACTAAAACCCCGGAGTTCGAAAGTTCTGGACCAAGATCACCGTTTGATAG TTACCCGGGTCCAGCAGGAAGCACCTCCGTATCCAGTACCTCCCGTAGGTCATCAGGCGGTGGTATCCAAAGACAAGCTTCTCTCTGTATATCAGATGAAGAAGATACTGAACTTCCTTTTCCGCGTCAATCAACCGGATCAGATCAGTCGGTAATTTGTGAAAGTCTGCCATCTAATGAAATAGGAGAATCGAATGAGTCGAGAGCACAAAGCTCTCCTGAGGATACGGTAACAGGAACTGGACTAACTAAGGTGTCGGTAGTGGTACATCATCGCGAAGAACAACCAGTGTTTATAACCAGTGAAAGTTCGCCAGGCAGCAACCACTCGAGCATTTCGATTCCAAAAGGGGAAAAGGCGTCTTCTCATTATAGCCACTCCCATTCTTCGCTCGACTCAAGTAGCACGAGGACAGTCATACCTCGCGAGTCAGTCGCAAAACATGTTGAGGCCAAAGAAGCTTCCTCACAGACTATATTGACCAACATCTACGCTATAGGCTTTAATGACTACTTTAGGGTAATAAACTCGGGCCAACAACCTGTCATTGCTAGGATAAACTTAGAAGAATACGATTATGTAAGTGGCCCTTCCAAGTCACTGGTCCCTGGGGGAGCAGATGTAGAAGAGGACCATTATATAGTGGATTCTTCCCACCTTCAAGTAAAAGAAGAAACACACTCTCGAAAAGGGTCAGTCTCTAGTTTGGATATTACATTGGACGGGGAAGGCTGGGAGGAGGTTCCAACCACTTTGCACAAAGCTGACAGCACAGAAAGTGGAATTCTCGAACATAAAATGGAATTATATCAGAAAGAAAATCTCAAAACGTTGAGTCTTTCAGATAATTCAACACCTGAGCAGGACAGAACAGAAGCATACAGAATTCGTTACAATGACACGGGTAGTAAAGAGGATGTGCGAGAAGAAAAAATAGTTCTTTCTACTCCAGAAAGTGAAGAAatagaagaaacaaaattaattgaaGATGAACACGAATGTAAACGTCAACAGTACCGCGATCTCTGGGAGCTTCGGGCTACttttgaagaagaagaagaactCCAGGACATCTTACAAATGGATGAAGATGACGACctgagagacatttgttatttaGGTGACTATGACCAAGATGAAAAGGACTTGGGTAGCTCGGAGGCGTGTgatgaagataaagaaaaaagtcATATGTTGGCTGATAAAGAAAAAGCCTCAATGACGGAACAGGGCTACGAGTCGTATTGTCATACAGAAGAGGAGGGACCTCAGAACGAACACCATTGTATCAAAGAGAATGGAAACACACAATGCAATCAGGAATATGAAGATGGTCAACCATTAGCCTACAGTGACCTAGCAGAGGAAGAAAGATTTTCAAAAGCCACAGAAAAATTACCTGAACTAGATCTATCCACTTCACAAGCTACTTCGTTTGAGTCGTATGCAGATTTTGTGTACACCGACGATGGATGTACTTCACCTGTGGAATGCCAAGTCAGAATAACCAATAATCTATTGGAACTTCCCTCATACGAGTCCAGAAGACATAGTTACAAAAATCTTCTTGCTAAACGCCTCCAAAGACGCTATGCATCAGATCCGACACAACCTGTGACTACCAGCACAGACAATAGTTTGGACAGCATGGAGGGGTCCTCCACTGATGCCAGTAGACACACTACATCCATGGATTCCACAACTACAGACAACACTGACAGCACAGGGGATGGACAGTCGCACAAATTGCAGCAGATGAAGGCGGACAGTGGCTATAAGTCCATGTCAGTCGACGGAAATGGAAAACCCCCCAAACTAAGCCGAAAGCAAATCCAACCTGCCATTGACGAAGATACGATTACAGTTTTGGATTGTATTCTCGACAAAGGGTCGTTTGATGTGAACGGTatcaaagaaccaaacaaatcATTGGAAACAGCCCCAGAAGAACAGGTAAAGAGAAAACTCGAGCCCAGCAAAGAACGCCTTTTTGCTTACCATAAGGATCCCATTAACTGGGATCGGAAAAAGATTAAGAGTGCCTTTAGGAAAAGAAGACAGTATTTAAAGAGTCGACATGACTCCCAAACTCTAAGTGATGGTGCTCTACAATGGCGTAGTGACTCGTTGTCTGACTCGCAGTCAATTTCAGACAGTAGACAAGATCTCCGAGAAAAATCGTCAATGTTTCATCGCTTTTTCCGCTCGAATAGACTTCGTTTTGACAGGTTTCTTATGCGTGACTACAGCGTCGATGAAAAGAGCGACGCTCTTTTTCGAGAGTTCGCACGAAGTGACCCAATGTATGAAGTTGTCTCATCGAGATTTTTACATGGACATCTTCGTATGTACCAACACTATTGTCGAGACCAGAACAACACCAGTCCTAGAATGTCGAGGAAAGTCCTGTCTCCACAGCTTAGTATTGAAGAAGAACCTTTGGAAAGCGATGAAGATCACCACTACACTGAGGATTACTGGCAAACTCACACAAGATCACACATCCAACATCATCCGCAGGTGGCTCAAGCAGCAGGAATTCCTGTCATTCGGCTACCAATGGAGAGTGACTATTGA
- the LOC143257043 gene encoding putative hydroxypyruvate isomerase has translation MILTSQESNIEAWDFGFASKPHYEAEFISSLDLSVKYAKALDCKMIHILAGNQSRYIKDSNVENLLKMLDLYSQEGITF, from the exons ATGATTCTCACAAGTCAAGAAA GTAATATTGAAGCATGGGACTTTGGCTTTGCTTCCAAACCACACTATGAAGCTGAATTCATCAGTTCTTTGGATTTGAGTGTGAAGTATGCTAAAGCCTTAGATTGTAAAAT GATCCACATTCTGGCTGGAAATCAGTCAAGATATATCAAAGATAGCAATGTTGAGAACTTACTGAAGATGTTGGATCTATATTCGCAG GAgggtattacattttaa
- the LOC143257042 gene encoding uncharacterized protein LOC143257042 isoform X2, producing the protein MYPTLPSPAAQNAIQDDHITIYVLLAGVAGGLVLAIVVMVCCKLCLRKKKPLTRQHVVFNRSSERQHTRARKYHSLDSSVSVEIETSCGFSDNTSSPSKEPKDQYMMQEYQLPVSGYMSPRSLTEQLPGIPETKTPEFESSGPRSPFDSYPGPAGSTSVSSTSRRSSGGGIQRQASLCISDEEDTELPFPRQSTGSDQSVICESLPSNEIGESNESRAQSSPEDTVTGTGLTKVSVVVHHREEQPVFITSESSPGSNHSSISIPKGEKASSHYSHSHSSLDSSSTRTVIPRESVAKHVEAKEASSQTILTNIYAIGFNDYFRVINSGQQPVIARINLEEYDYVSGPSKSLVPGGADVEEDHYIVDSSHLQVKEETHSRKGSVSSLDITLDGEGWEEVPTTLHKADSTESGILEHKMELYQKENLKTLSLSDNSTPEQDRTEAYRIRYNDTGSKEDVREEKIVLSTPESEEIEETKLIEDEHECKRQQYRDLWELRATFEEEEELQDILQMDEDDDLRDICYLGDYDQDEKDLGSSEACDEDKEKSHMLADKEKASMTEQGYESYCHTEEEGPQNEHHCIKENGNTQCNQEYEDGQPLAYSDLAEEERFSKATEKLPELDLSTSQATSFESYADFVYTDDGCTSPVECQVRITNNLLELPSYESRRHSYKNLLAKRLQRRYASDPTQPVTTSTDNSLDSMEGSSTDASRHTTSMDSTTTDNTDSTGDGQSHKLQQMKADSGYKSMSVDGNGKPPKLSRKQIQPAIDEDTITVLDCILDKGSFDVNGIKEPNKSLETAPEEQVKRKLEPSKERLFAYHKDPINWDRKKIKSAFRKRRQYLKSRHDSQTLSDGALQWRSDSLSDSQSISDSRQDLREKSSMFHRFFRSNRLRFDRFLMRDYSVDEKSDALFREFARSDPMYEVVSSRFLHGHLRMYQHYCRDQNNTSPRMSRKVLSPQLSIEEEPLESDEDHHYTEDYWQTHTRSHIQHHPQVAQAAGIPVIRLPMESDY; encoded by the exons CAAAGAACCAAAGGATCAGTACATGATGCAGGAATACCAACTTCCTGTTTCTGGATATATGTCACCACGATCTTTGACGGAACAGCTTCCAG GTATTCCGGAAACTAAAACCCCGGAGTTCGAAAGTTCTGGACCAAGATCACCGTTTGATAG TTACCCGGGTCCAGCAGGAAGCACCTCCGTATCCAGTACCTCCCGTAGGTCATCAGGCGGTGGTATCCAAAGACAAGCTTCTCTCTGTATATCAGATGAAGAAGATACTGAACTTCCTTTTCCGCGTCAATCAACCGGATCAGATCAGTCGGTAATTTGTGAAAGTCTGCCATCTAATGAAATAGGAGAATCGAATGAGTCGAGAGCACAAAGCTCTCCTGAGGATACGGTAACAGGAACTGGACTAACTAAGGTGTCGGTAGTGGTACATCATCGCGAAGAACAACCAGTGTTTATAACCAGTGAAAGTTCGCCAGGCAGCAACCACTCGAGCATTTCGATTCCAAAAGGGGAAAAGGCGTCTTCTCATTATAGCCACTCCCATTCTTCGCTCGACTCAAGTAGCACGAGGACAGTCATACCTCGCGAGTCAGTCGCAAAACATGTTGAGGCCAAAGAAGCTTCCTCACAGACTATATTGACCAACATCTACGCTATAGGCTTTAATGACTACTTTAGGGTAATAAACTCGGGCCAACAACCTGTCATTGCTAGGATAAACTTAGAAGAATACGATTATGTAAGTGGCCCTTCCAAGTCACTGGTCCCTGGGGGAGCAGATGTAGAAGAGGACCATTATATAGTGGATTCTTCCCACCTTCAAGTAAAAGAAGAAACACACTCTCGAAAAGGGTCAGTCTCTAGTTTGGATATTACATTGGACGGGGAAGGCTGGGAGGAGGTTCCAACCACTTTGCACAAAGCTGACAGCACAGAAAGTGGAATTCTCGAACATAAAATGGAATTATATCAGAAAGAAAATCTCAAAACGTTGAGTCTTTCAGATAATTCAACACCTGAGCAGGACAGAACAGAAGCATACAGAATTCGTTACAATGACACGGGTAGTAAAGAGGATGTGCGAGAAGAAAAAATAGTTCTTTCTACTCCAGAAAGTGAAGAAatagaagaaacaaaattaattgaaGATGAACACGAATGTAAACGTCAACAGTACCGCGATCTCTGGGAGCTTCGGGCTACttttgaagaagaagaagaactCCAGGACATCTTACAAATGGATGAAGATGACGACctgagagacatttgttatttaGGTGACTATGACCAAGATGAAAAGGACTTGGGTAGCTCGGAGGCGTGTgatgaagataaagaaaaaagtcATATGTTGGCTGATAAAGAAAAAGCCTCAATGACGGAACAGGGCTACGAGTCGTATTGTCATACAGAAGAGGAGGGACCTCAGAACGAACACCATTGTATCAAAGAGAATGGAAACACACAATGCAATCAGGAATATGAAGATGGTCAACCATTAGCCTACAGTGACCTAGCAGAGGAAGAAAGATTTTCAAAAGCCACAGAAAAATTACCTGAACTAGATCTATCCACTTCACAAGCTACTTCGTTTGAGTCGTATGCAGATTTTGTGTACACCGACGATGGATGTACTTCACCTGTGGAATGCCAAGTCAGAATAACCAATAATCTATTGGAACTTCCCTCATACGAGTCCAGAAGACATAGTTACAAAAATCTTCTTGCTAAACGCCTCCAAAGACGCTATGCATCAGATCCGACACAACCTGTGACTACCAGCACAGACAATAGTTTGGACAGCATGGAGGGGTCCTCCACTGATGCCAGTAGACACACTACATCCATGGATTCCACAACTACAGACAACACTGACAGCACAGGGGATGGACAGTCGCACAAATTGCAGCAGATGAAGGCGGACAGTGGCTATAAGTCCATGTCAGTCGACGGAAATGGAAAACCCCCCAAACTAAGCCGAAAGCAAATCCAACCTGCCATTGACGAAGATACGATTACAGTTTTGGATTGTATTCTCGACAAAGGGTCGTTTGATGTGAACGGTatcaaagaaccaaacaaatcATTGGAAACAGCCCCAGAAGAACAGGTAAAGAGAAAACTCGAGCCCAGCAAAGAACGCCTTTTTGCTTACCATAAGGATCCCATTAACTGGGATCGGAAAAAGATTAAGAGTGCCTTTAGGAAAAGAAGACAGTATTTAAAGAGTCGACATGACTCCCAAACTCTAAGTGATGGTGCTCTACAATGGCGTAGTGACTCGTTGTCTGACTCGCAGTCAATTTCAGACAGTAGACAAGATCTCCGAGAAAAATCGTCAATGTTTCATCGCTTTTTCCGCTCGAATAGACTTCGTTTTGACAGGTTTCTTATGCGTGACTACAGCGTCGATGAAAAGAGCGACGCTCTTTTTCGAGAGTTCGCACGAAGTGACCCAATGTATGAAGTTGTCTCATCGAGATTTTTACATGGACATCTTCGTATGTACCAACACTATTGTCGAGACCAGAACAACACCAGTCCTAGAATGTCGAGGAAAGTCCTGTCTCCACAGCTTAGTATTGAAGAAGAACCTTTGGAAAGCGATGAAGATCACCACTACACTGAGGATTACTGGCAAACTCACACAAGATCACACATCCAACATCATCCGCAGGTGGCTCAAGCAGCAGGAATTCCTGTCATTCGGCTACCAATGGAGAGTGACTATTGA